Proteins from a single region of Rhodovibrio salinarum DSM 9154:
- the obgE gene encoding GTPase ObgE has product MKFLDEAKIYTKAGDGGNGCMSFRREKYIEFGGPDGGDGGRGGDVVLVAKNDLNTLIDFRYHQHIKAERGQHGSGKNQTGANGKDAVIEVPVGTQILADDKETLLADLQADGARVVLCRGGDGGFGNVRYKSSINQAPRRADSGWPGEERWVWLRLKLIADVGLVGLPNAGKSTLLSAASRARPKVADYPFTTLQPNLGVAEAHGQRFVIADVPGLIEGASDGRGLGDRFLGHVERCSVLLHLIDGTEDTEAAYEKIRHEIDAYGHGLESKPEVVALNKVDALPDDLAEEQAQLLAKACGRTVHKVSGIAGTGVGALLAELHGYIERDREAAAEAAAEPFDPLAPNREPR; this is encoded by the coding sequence ATGAAGTTCCTCGACGAAGCGAAAATCTACACCAAGGCCGGGGACGGCGGGAACGGCTGCATGTCGTTCCGACGCGAGAAGTACATCGAGTTCGGCGGGCCCGATGGCGGCGATGGCGGGCGCGGCGGCGATGTCGTGCTGGTCGCCAAGAACGATCTGAACACCCTGATCGACTTCCGCTACCACCAGCACATCAAGGCCGAACGCGGCCAGCACGGCAGCGGCAAGAACCAGACCGGCGCCAACGGCAAGGACGCCGTGATCGAGGTGCCGGTGGGCACGCAGATCCTGGCCGACGACAAGGAAACGCTGCTGGCCGACCTGCAGGCCGACGGTGCGCGCGTCGTCCTGTGCCGCGGCGGCGACGGCGGCTTCGGCAACGTGCGCTACAAGTCCTCGATCAACCAGGCGCCGCGCCGGGCCGACTCCGGCTGGCCGGGCGAGGAGCGCTGGGTCTGGCTACGGCTCAAGCTGATCGCCGACGTCGGCCTGGTCGGCCTGCCCAACGCCGGCAAGTCGACCTTGCTGTCGGCCGCCTCACGCGCCCGGCCCAAGGTCGCGGATTACCCCTTCACCACCCTGCAACCCAACCTGGGCGTCGCCGAGGCACACGGTCAGCGTTTCGTGATCGCCGACGTGCCCGGCCTGATCGAGGGCGCCTCCGACGGCCGCGGCCTGGGCGACCGCTTCCTGGGCCACGTCGAGCGCTGCAGCGTGCTGTTGCACCTGATCGACGGGACCGAGGATACCGAGGCCGCGTACGAGAAGATCCGGCACGAAATCGATGCCTACGGCCACGGCCTGGAGTCGAAGCCGGAGGTGGTCGCGCTCAACAAGGTCGATGCCCTGCCCGACGACCTGGCAGAGGAGCAGGCGCAGCTGCTCGCCAAGGCGTGCGGGCGCACGGTGCACAAGGTCTCGGGCATCGCCGGCACCGGCGTGGGCGCGCTGCTCGCCGAGCTGCACGGCTACATCGAACGCGACCGCGAAGCCGCCGCGGAAGCCGCCGCCGAGCCGTTCGACCCTCTGGCCCCCAACCGGGAACCCCGGTGA
- the rplU gene encoding 50S ribosomal protein L21, with the protein MFAVIQTGGKQYKVAKHDVVKVEKLPAEVGESVTLDDVRMVGGDGAPQVGAPKLDGAKVAAEVVDQDKNRTIHVFKKKRRKNFRRCNGHRQRFTLLRVTDIQVGDKTAGEGDAAKAKQADQKVQARSQKQATQSATTQQSKQKSTATTKQRTQSKIAKAGSGGSKAKSGGQSGKSEE; encoded by the coding sequence ATGTTTGCAGTCATTCAGACCGGCGGAAAGCAGTACAAGGTCGCCAAGCACGACGTTGTGAAGGTCGAGAAGCTCCCGGCCGAGGTCGGCGAGAGCGTCACGCTCGACGACGTGCGCATGGTCGGCGGCGACGGCGCCCCGCAGGTCGGCGCCCCGAAGCTGGACGGCGCCAAGGTCGCGGCCGAGGTCGTGGATCAGGACAAGAACCGCACGATCCACGTCTTCAAGAAGAAGCGCCGGAAGAACTTCCGCCGCTGCAACGGCCACCGTCAGCGCTTCACCCTGCTGCGCGTGACCGACATCCAGGTCGGCGACAAGACCGCCGGCGAGGGCGATGCCGCCAAGGCCAAGCAGGCCGACCAGAAGGTTCAGGCGCGCAGCCAGAAGCAGGCGACCCAGTCGGCGACCACGCAGCAGTCGAAGCAGAAGTCGACCGCCACAACCAAGCAGCGTACGCAGAGCAAGATCGCCAAGGCCGGGTCCGGTGGCAGCAAGGCCAAGTCCGGCGGCCAGTCGGGCAAGAGCGAGGAGTAA
- a CDS encoding glutamate-5-semialdehyde dehydrogenase — MSVQALHDTSDLKTQMQDVGARARTAALALANADGASKTAALTAAAATLRQRAEDLKQANQADVDAAEGLSEALLDRLKLTDARIEGMAAGLETIAQLPDPVNATLAEWDRPNGLKIARVSVPIGVIGIIYESRPNVTADAGSLCLKAGNAAILRGGSESWHSSGVILECLRAGLESAGLPADAVQRPPSADRENVGYMLAMPEHIDLIVPRGGKGLIQRVLENSRVPVLAHLEGINHTYVHASADVEQAVAVVHNAKLRRPGICGATETLLLDRAALETHLKPIVDDLTAAGCELRGDAAVCATDSRIAPATAADWDTEYLAPILTIGAVDGLDAAIQHINRHGTGHTEAILTSDETAAERFGREVDAAICMVNASTQFADGGEFGMGAEIGIATGRLHARGPVGAQQLTSYKYIVRGTGQTRP; from the coding sequence ATGAGCGTTCAGGCACTGCACGACACTTCCGACCTCAAGACGCAAATGCAAGACGTCGGCGCGCGGGCGCGCACGGCCGCGCTGGCGCTGGCGAACGCCGACGGCGCGTCGAAGACCGCGGCCCTGACCGCCGCCGCGGCCACGCTGCGCCAACGCGCGGAGGACCTGAAGCAGGCCAACCAGGCCGACGTCGACGCGGCCGAAGGGCTGTCGGAGGCGCTGCTCGACCGGCTCAAGCTGACCGACGCGCGGATCGAGGGCATGGCCGCCGGGTTGGAGACGATCGCTCAGCTGCCGGACCCGGTGAACGCGACGCTGGCCGAATGGGACCGGCCCAACGGCCTCAAGATCGCGCGCGTCTCCGTCCCGATCGGCGTGATCGGCATCATCTACGAAAGCCGGCCGAACGTGACGGCGGACGCCGGCAGCCTGTGCCTGAAAGCCGGCAACGCCGCGATCCTGCGCGGCGGCTCGGAGAGCTGGCACTCCTCCGGGGTGATCCTGGAGTGCCTGCGCGCAGGTCTGGAAAGTGCTGGCCTGCCGGCCGATGCCGTGCAGCGTCCGCCGTCGGCCGACCGGGAGAACGTCGGCTACATGCTCGCGATGCCCGAGCACATCGACCTGATCGTGCCGCGCGGCGGCAAGGGCCTGATCCAGCGCGTGCTGGAGAATTCCCGCGTGCCGGTACTGGCGCACCTGGAAGGGATCAACCACACCTACGTCCACGCCAGCGCCGACGTCGAGCAGGCCGTCGCGGTCGTCCACAACGCCAAGCTGCGCCGGCCCGGCATCTGTGGGGCGACCGAGACGCTGCTGCTCGACCGCGCCGCGCTGGAGACGCACCTCAAGCCGATCGTCGACGATCTGACGGCCGCCGGCTGCGAACTGCGCGGCGACGCCGCCGTGTGCGCCACCGACAGTCGAATCGCGCCGGCCACGGCTGCGGATTGGGACACCGAATACCTGGCCCCGATCCTGACCATCGGCGCGGTCGACGGGCTGGACGCCGCGATTCAGCACATCAATCGCCACGGCACCGGCCACACCGAGGCGATCCTGACATCCGACGAGACCGCGGCCGAGCGCTTCGGCCGCGAGGTCGACGCGGCGATCTGCATGGTCAACGCCTCCACCCAGTTCGCCGACGGCGGCGAGTTCGG
- the proB gene encoding glutamate 5-kinase, with product MAPDSTTQSPESNEATGLPALARMKRVVVKIGSALLVEEETGRVKRSWLNALADDVAALTAGGTEVVLVSSGAIAVGRRQLGLTRKTIRLEEKQAAAATGQIQLAHAYQEALHRHGLSVSQVLVTLADTEERRRHLNARSTVATLLRLGAVPVINENDTVATSEIRFGDNDRLAARVAAMIDADGLVLLSDIDGLYSGDPKRDPSARFIERVDAITPEIEAMAGDALPGYSSGGMVTKLAAARIAVAAGCHMAIAQGRPAHALQSVADGGRCTWFTSQVEPRQARKRWIAGTLKPAGSVTLDAGALTALQAGKSLLPAGVTQVDGRFERGDAVIVRDPQGREVARGLTAYSDDAARQIIGHKSTDIEQILGYRGREELIHRDDLVLS from the coding sequence ATGGCCCCCGACAGCACCACCCAAAGCCCCGAATCGAACGAGGCCACCGGCCTGCCCGCTCTCGCCCGGATGAAGCGGGTGGTGGTCAAGATCGGCTCCGCTTTGCTGGTCGAGGAGGAGACCGGCCGGGTCAAGCGCAGCTGGCTGAACGCACTTGCCGACGATGTCGCGGCGCTGACCGCCGGCGGGACCGAGGTGGTTCTGGTGTCCTCCGGCGCGATCGCGGTCGGCCGCCGCCAGCTCGGCCTGACCCGCAAGACGATCCGGCTGGAAGAGAAGCAGGCCGCCGCGGCGACCGGGCAAATCCAGCTCGCCCATGCCTATCAGGAGGCGCTCCATCGCCACGGGCTCAGCGTCTCGCAGGTGCTGGTCACGCTCGCCGACACGGAGGAACGCCGGCGCCACCTGAACGCCCGCTCGACCGTGGCCACGCTGCTGCGCCTGGGCGCGGTGCCGGTGATCAACGAGAACGACACGGTCGCGACCAGCGAAATCCGCTTCGGCGACAACGACCGCCTCGCCGCGCGCGTCGCCGCGATGATCGACGCCGATGGCCTCGTACTCCTCTCCGACATCGACGGACTGTATTCCGGCGATCCCAAGCGAGATCCCAGCGCCCGCTTCATCGAACGGGTCGACGCGATCACACCGGAGATCGAGGCGATGGCGGGCGACGCCCTGCCCGGCTATTCCTCCGGCGGCATGGTGACCAAGCTGGCCGCCGCGCGGATCGCGGTCGCCGCCGGCTGCCACATGGCGATCGCCCAAGGCCGGCCCGCGCACGCCCTGCAATCGGTCGCCGACGGCGGCCGCTGCACCTGGTTCACCAGCCAGGTCGAACCGCGCCAAGCGCGCAAACGCTGGATCGCCGGCACGCTGAAACCGGCCGGGTCGGTGACGCTGGACGCCGGCGCGCTGACGGCACTGCAGGCCGGTAAATCGCTACTTCCCGCCGGGGTGACGCAGGTCGACGGCCGATTCGAGCGCGGCGACGCGGTGATCGTGCGCGACCCCCAAGGCCGTGAGGTGGCGCGCGGCCTGACCGCCTACTCCGACGATGCCGCCCGACAGATCATCGGCCACAAGTCGACCGACATCGAACAGATCCTCGGCTATCGCGGCCGCGAGGAACTGATCCACCGCGACGACCTGGTGTTGTCGTGA
- the rpmA gene encoding 50S ribosomal protein L27: MAHKKAGGSTKNGRDTIGKRLGIKKFGGEHVIPGNILIRQRGTRWHPGENVGIGKDYTIFAKTEGHVQFRKTTGGRTLISVVPPVADAAE, translated from the coding sequence ATGGCACACAAGAAGGCTGGCGGCAGTACCAAGAACGGCCGCGATACGATTGGCAAAAGGCTCGGCATCAAGAAGTTTGGCGGCGAGCACGTCATCCCGGGCAACATCCTGATCCGGCAGCGCGGCACGCGCTGGCATCCGGGTGAGAACGTCGGCATCGGCAAGGACTACACGATCTTCGCCAAGACCGAGGGTCACGTGCAGTTCCGCAAGACCACCGGCGGGCGCACCCTGATCTCCGTGGTGCCGCCGGTCGCCGACGCGGCGGAGTAA